The genomic window GGCATCGTCGCCTTGGTGCTGCGGCTCGACGAAATCCGCGAACAACTGGACGCCTTGCGCCAGCAAGTCGCCTGACGGTTTTCGCGCGTTACAGATCCTCTTTGCCCAATTTCGCCAGGGCATCGCAGACTTCCGCCGGGGTGGTGAAGTCGATGCGCGGATGGCGAAACGGAACCCACTGGAATCTCTGGTAGAAGGTCAGCCCCGGATGGGGAGGGCGCGAATAGTCGTACTCCGCCTGGGGCCGCAGCGCCTCGCGCGCGCTTTGGACATAATCCAGATTGCCGCTTTCACTGCCATAGACGGCCAGTTGGAGTCTCTTGGCCACCTGCTCGTCGGGCGTCAGGGCGATCACCTGCCCCGCGACTCCGCCGATAAAGCACTGGCTGTTCACCCGGCCTGCGGCGAAGTTGTAGAGCGGCGCCTCGAAGACCTCCACCCGATGGCGCAATCCCCTCGCCAGAAAGCTGGCCACGTCGTGGTCCTGATGTCCGCCTTCATAGGCCGGGACCCACAAGGCGTCGGCCCCCAGACGGTCGAGAGCGTCAAGGACGGCGCGGCGCGCCACGGCGAACTCATCCTTCAGCCTGCGGGTCGGGATGGGAAGCGGACCGATGGCCTCGGCCCCCAGAAGCTTCGCCGCCGCCACGGCCTCGGCGGTTCGGACGGCGACACGCCGGGAACGCCCACTGCGCTGCCAGGGCCAGAGCAGTTCCGCCGCCGGAATGCCGTCGGTCAGCCACAGAACCGCGACCCGCGACCCGCTTGCCCTGGCCCGCCCGATCATCGCCGAAAAGCCGACGACCTCGTCATCGGGATGAGGCGCGAGGACCAGAATGGACGCGGTCATGACCGGCAGGCGGCTTCCAGCTTCTGCCCCATGGCAACGGCTTCGGCCTCTTCAACGGCGGCGCGCCAGACCGGCAGCAAATCCTCGACCAGGACCTGATCCCAGCTGGGCAGGGCATGGCTGGTGCTGGACGTCACCGCCTGGCGCATCTCCGCCAGATGCCCCGGATTGCCAGCCAGGGCCTCGAGAACCTCGGCCCATTTGCGGGCGGAACTGTCGCCGACCACTTCGCCGGTTAGCCCCGGCTGAACATAATGGCTCATTCCTCCGGCGGCGGAGACGACCACCGGCAGGCCCGACGCCAAACCTTCGAGAACGACATTGCTGACCACTTCGATCTCCGAGGGCATGACCAGCAGATCGGCGCAGGCGTAAACCCGCGACAGATCCTCCTCGCCCAACTGGCCGGGACAGGTCACCGAGGAACCAAGCCGCCCGAGAATGGCCGCCTTCTCACGGCCGTCACCGGCGCAGAACAGATGAAGGCCGACGCCGCGCCCGTTGACCTGCCGGATCGCTTCCACCAGGGGGGCCAGATTTTTGCTGGGGTCCAGACGGCCGACGAACAGCGCGACGGACATGGTCTCGGGAATGCCGAAACGGGCAGAAAGCCAGGCGCGGTCGCGCTTTTCCGGAGCGAAGACATTGTGGTTGAGACCGCGCCGCAGCATCCGCACCCTGTCGGGAGGCAAGACCTCGGAGGCCAGCCGGACTTCGTCAGCCTTGGACACCAGCGCATAGGCGCAGCGGGACTGATGACGGGCCAGACGGGCCAGCTTGGTCCGCTTGAACCGTTCGGGCAGATCCAGGTCCTGGGTCAGCAACCGCCCCAGCCAGCCATGGCCGCAAATCTTGTGGATGGACTGCTCGGCGAACAGTCGGGTCAGTTCCGGGGTGGCGGTGTGAATGGAATTGACCAGGGGCAGCCCGGTCCGCGCCGCCACCCGCTCCGCCGTTCGGGAAAAGGCGAAGAAGGCGTCGGTGGTGTGCAGCATGTTGAAGCGGCCCTCGCTCAACCTTCGGGCCAGCAGGGGATGCCAGGGCGACAGATCGGTATGATCGGGCAGCGGACCGGTCAAGGCCTGCAAGCGCCGCGTACTGAAGACGGGCGGCAGGGTGACGCAGCGGACATTGGCGCCCAATTCGGTGGTCCGCTCGGCCTCTCCCGACATGAAGACCGTCAGTTCCAAGCTTTCGGGCTGGCGAAGCGCAGCCTCGGCCAGCCGCTCCCAGCACTTCACATGACCTCCGGCCCCCTGGCGTTGCTCGAGGTCGACCAGGGCCGCCACGGACAGGATGGGCAAGCCGCTCAATTCTGCCTCTCCGGAGCCAACAGACCCTTGATCCCCCGGCGTTCGGTAAACAGCCAGACCAGCAGGCCAGGACCGCAGACCAGGATTTCGCGGGCGCGCTTGGCCAAAGCCAGGGCCAGAGCGGATTCTGCAGGCACACCCAGCAAAAGCCCCACCGCCACGATCGCGCCCTCCTGCGCGCCGATGGCGCCCGGTATCAGGAATGCGGCGCTACGGATCGCCCAGGTCAGACTCTCCAGCGCCAGAGCGGTCTCCAGATTGGTAGGCAGACCAAGGGCCGACAGCAGGATCCAGGCCTCGCCCACATGGGTCAGCCACCCGGCCAGCCGCCAGCCGAAACCGGCCAGCATCCGCGGCCGGTCCCCAAGGATCGACGCCACCTCCCGGTCCAACTCGGCCGCCCCCCTGGCCAGACGGGACGAGGTCTCCTCCCCCATCACCTTTTTCGCAATGCCCGACAGGCCGCCGAAGAACCCCTTGCGCTGAAGGGCGGCCAGCAACCCGGCCAGCAGAACCAGAACCAATGTTCCCGCCACGGCCTGGAAACTGGCGGCAATTCCAGGCGCGGTCAGCAGCAGGGCGCCCACCCCCATCAGGGCGAACGCCGCCTGGGAGACGATGCCCAGAAGGAAATCCACGGCCACCTGCGCTCCGGCCGTCTGCGTCCGGACGCCGGACGCCGCCATCAGCCGGGCCCGCGCCACATCGCCGCCGACCTGGCCCACCGGCAACAGGGTATTGATGGATTCGCCGATCCAGCGCATGACCAGCATGGAGCCGAAACCCGGCCGGTCTCCGGGCGCCATGACGGCGCGCCAACCCAGGGTATGGGCGGCGATGGGAATGGCGCGGAAAAAGCAGACGGCCGCAATGGCCGGGCCAAGCATGGAGAAAGCTTCCCCCAGGCGGCCAATGTCCTGGGCCAGCGTCAAAGCTATCAGGCCGCCGATTCCGAGGATGGCGGCAATGGCAAACTGTACTCGCATGGCGCCAGATACTAACCGAAATCCAAGTGAGGCGGGCCGCCCCCCGCAACGGAAGGGAAAAACGGAGTGTAAAATAGATCATTGCCCGACGCGTGAGAAGCGCCGAGCGCCACCCTCATGCCAGACTTGCGTCAGCGGCGGAAGACGAAACGGCGCTGGCGCTGGCGCTGGCGGCAGGCGATGGACAGGCCAAGTCCCATCAGGCCAACGGCAATCCATGCCGGCATGTCGAGAACAGTGGCTGCAAAAGCGCTGAACGCCGAACGGCCAGCATCCGTGGTGTCCGGCGCATGACCCGAAATCAGCGTAACCACGTCGGCGGTCACGATACTGGCGTATTCGGCGGGGCCCAAGGCCAGAACAGCATCGGCTGACGCCATGATCACGGCGACGCCGATCAACAGCCAACCCATCACACGCCCGAAGAACATGTATGCCCCCGACGATTAAAGCCCTTATCTCACGGATGAATATAGGTTTGCGCCCAAGTTATCTGAAATTCAACCACTTTTCGGCAGAAATCTGTAAATCTCTTGAGGGCTTGCACCCATCCCGGTGCTCGTGTATCTTCCCGCCCTTCCCCGAACCCGGCGCGCCGGGTTCGTGTGTTGCGGAGGGGTGGCCGAGCGGTTGAAGGCGCACGCCTGGAAAGTGTGTATACGGTGTTGAGCCGTATCGAGGGTTCGAATCCCTCTCCCTCCGCCAACCCCCAGAAATCAAGGAATTCAAGGGCTTAAGCAGCGTATTATCCAGAAATACGTCACACGTTTACGTCATACGGTTTCTGTTTCTGTTCTTACCGTTCAGCCTTAGCGATCAACCTGTCCAGCTTGCGCAGGTTCAACGGCCTAATCTTCTTCGCCATGCTGCTACCTCCTCACCGGCCCCCAAGGGCCTTTATCCGCTCATTGATACAGGCAAGCTCTAGCTCAACAGCCTTCAGTCCAGGCTTCTCTGATAGACGCTTTTCGGCCTTGACCCTCGCTTGACCGACCCGCGTTACACCAATTCCCGCCACCCGGAATTCCTGTCCTGGCGCGGCATGGTGTCCCAGGGCTTCGCCACTCTCTACCCCGACCAGACCCTGCGCGGTGACCACACCGACGCCCTCCCCCGCTTCCAAGGCGCCGATGGACACATCTACGCCTCGGATGGAACCAAGGTGGCGAGTGGAGCCTCGCCGAACAGACCGGCGGCGAGATCGCGGTGGCAGGCAGCCCAAGGCTCGGCCCGGCAGGCCCTGGGGGCATCAGGAGGGGGGCCACCCCCAACCCACCCGCCGACACGGCCTCACGCTCGTGCGCAGAGGCCAGTCCAGAAATTTTTGATACCGGTGGGATTTCGGGGGTACCCCCTTCTGGAAAGAACCCGGCCCTCAATTCAGATAAAATTTTGTGGGCGATAGTGGCGATTTGGCGCCCCATCCTCGGGCAAAGAGTGCCGAACAGCACTAACTGCTTCATGCGCCCCAAATGCCCAATTCTGCGCAGGAAGTACACACCGGCCCCGGTGTCACCCCCCGAAAGAACACGGGGGTTAGCTTTCTAACCTATATGTCATATGGCTATTCTATCGAAAGTATGGTACTGCCATATTGAGCTCGGACAACGCTGAGGCTCCACCTCATGCCCAAGAAGTTCTGCCGGATGGCGCTTGCTGCGAAGGCCGTCCTCACCTCTCCTGAAAAACACTTGCCGTCATCCGTCGAGATGGCGCGGCGGCTTCTTGATGTCTGCCGGGGCGATTGCGCCAGCGAAGAATGTGAGAAGGCAATGGAATACGCCGGGCTGATCGTCAGATAGAAGGCGTCACTTTCCCAACCAGAAGGTGGAAGCGTGGCAATCCGTTTCAATTCGCTCCAATCTGGAGCCCTGAGATTTAACCGCCATTAACCAGCCACGATGTAGGGTCAGGTTGCTGGGGTTACATCTGTCCAAAGATCGAAGGCCATGAACAACTCTCTGCTCGAACTCATCGCTGATGCCGTCGAAGCTGCCAAGGCTGGCGGTATGTCACGCGGCATTGCGTTGGACTTCGCCGCTCACGCCATTCAGCAAACCGATGCTGAAATGCCCTACTTGGTGGCTCGCCGCATTGCCAAGGGGCTGATGCCTGACGCTGACGAGGTTGAGTGCGGGATTGCCGCGTAGGGCAAGTCTGCTGCCCTGCGATCAATCTTTGCCCGTTGACGGATGTGGTACAGACTGCCAAGCCCGATCCGTTTAGCTTGAGGTAGTTTCCGTGCCGATCACATGGCGAGAGCAGATGAGTGTTGGCATAGAGGAGGTGGACAGCGACCACCGCCGTCTGATCGATATCATCAATGATTTCGAGGCTTCTGCCCAACGAGGCGCCGGGCAAGTGCCGGATGATAATATGCGCACGACCCTGCGGCGATTGCAGCAATACGCCCGAGATCACTTTGCCCGCGAAGAGAAAATGCAGGGGAAGGCTCAATATGCAGGGATGGCCGAAAATCGAATTCAGCACGTCCTGCTGCTGGATAGCCTCAATGACTTCATCGTGAAGTTTAGTGAGGGAAAACTGGGTCCGGGCAAGGTGGCTACCGACAAGATGACCGAATTTCTTCGTCGCTGGCTGGTTGATCACATCTTGAAGGTCGATCTAAAAATGAAGGGTCAGATCAATCTCTCACGATAAGCGCCGATCTCTGGCTTACGGAATGGCATAAATCGTCGTCGGCTAATTCACCCGATCATCCGGCCCAGGCTCTGAGCGCAGCAGTTCCGCAGCAGCGAGACTGATCTGGCTCCAGATGGACCACCCCGCCATATCGCCCTCGGCCTTGAACCCTTGAGCGCGCTCGGCAGCGTAGGTCGGAGCTTCCTTGCGGTGGCTTTGGATCAGCAGGGCGGCAGAGCGCCAGATGTCTGGATCGGTTACAGCAGCCATCGGTAAATCCCCAGCACGTCGATGACGACGAAGACGCCCTGCAGGGCCGTCAGCGCATGGTCGCGGGTCTTGATGCCCACCCAGGCCCAGGCCACAGATGACACGAAGAAGAAGGCGAAGCCCCAGCCGCTCCCCTGCACGTTCAGCGCCAGGAGGCCCGCTCCGATGATCCCGGCGACGGTGCCTATCCATTTGATGGCTGAGAGCATCAGCGCACCCACCACCAGACAGCTGTGACCAGCGCAACCAGCCAGGCTAGGATCACCCGCTCACGGCGACGGCGGCGGCGCATGGTAGGCGACAGGGTTGGGCGAGGTGGCAGGATGGTCATGCCGCGCCTGCTTTAGGTGGCATTGCTTTCCATCATCAGAACCGTGACGCCCTTGGCCTTGAAACGCTCTAGCAATTCGACCATGGACATTTCCATCTTTTCGTCCCGCTGCGCATCTGGCGGCATCCGCACTGAGATGCCATGCTCACCCAACAGCTTGGCAAACGCAGCCTCGAGCGTGGTCTTCCCCGAGTGTTCACGAGCCGTAAAAGTCACAATCACCGCGTTGTTCAACTTCGCTCCTCCGAATGGCGTTTCCACATGATATCGATGCCACAATACCAAAAGCCCCCACCTCGCGGCAGGGGCCTTCAGCAAGCCTGGATCAGACGGTGACCGTTGATGTCACGCAATCCCATACCAGTCAGCTAGCCCGGCGAGATCGACGCCCAGCTTGTCGGCCAGCAGCGCCACCGCAGCGTTGTGCCGCTCAAGGACGGCCTGATCATCCCGGTAAGTGCCCACCCTCCCTGCCCCTGGGCTAGTGCCGCTGAGCGCGCAACTTCCGATGCCGGACGGCTTCCAAAAATTTCACTGATTTTAGAAGCTCTGGACCAACCAATTGACATATGCTATTCGCAGTATATGCACCCTCTGCTAATCTCATGGATCAGATTGGAGGCGCCTAAGCGTGGAGAAGAACTGGCTTCATGTTGGCGTGGGCGGTATTGCCTGCATTAAGGTCCTCGGGGATTATGCCGCTGTCATCCGCAACCGCCACCGCGTCGTAACGATGGAAATCGCGTTGCGCGGAAGCGATAGGCTGCCGACCACGCTTTGCTTTTTGACAGTTAATGACGCGAAGGCAGGGGCCGATCAAATCCTGTCCGATTTGGCCGCGCCGGACCCGCGGCGCTCTCGTACTCGTCGAAGCGACGGATCACCCCGACCGTGATCTCCACCGCCTTGGGCGTACCGGACTGGGTCGTGATGAAGACAGCGGAAATTCACACCGCCAATTCCACTTAATAACAATTCCTCACTGGTGGTATGACCTGTGACTGATTAGCCTATTCGGCATAACAGGAGACTGGCATTGAGAATGGGATGAACCGTTCCGGGGCCAGTTGGGGCAAGAACGTCGAAATATCCAAGCCTGATCCGGCTCGGCAGTACGTGACACCGGTTCCGGTGCGGGGGGAGACTTCCGGATGATCAGCCAATTTCGTCTCAGTTTCCGGGCTTGGCTAATGTTGATCTCGGCAGCTTCCGCCATTCCGATCATCATCTTCTCAGCTTTCACACTGCATCTCTTGGAGGTGAAGCAGCGGGACGCCGTTTATGATTTTCTCGGGGTGCAGGCGAGGATCACCGCGACGCAGGTGGATCAGCGAATCGAAACCGCATTGGCCACATTGCACGCATTGGCCCTTTCCGATGCCGCGCTGTCCGGGAATATTCAAGCACTGCACGCTCAATCCCGTAGGCTGGCCGGAAACTTCACAGACGCGAATGCGATAGTGTTTATCTGCAAAGATGGTGAAAACATATTCAATACTAACGTCGATTTTGGAAAGGAATTACCTAGGATCGGGGCTATCGACAGCTTTAAAAGTTCCGTCAGGACGGGGAGCCCGTCGGTCTCCGATATGTTTTTGGGATCAGTCACTAAAGCACCGGTCATTGCCATAAATTATCCTACGAAAATTCCAGAATATGGTGATTGCATTCTCAGGCTTACGATCCGTCCAAGCGCGTTCAATAGCATTATGTCCGCCCAGAACGCACCGAAAGGCTGGACGTTTTCCCTCATCGATTCGACAGGAACAATCATCGGAAGAAACCGGGAGCCTGAGAAATTCATTGGGACGAAGATCACGCAAAGTGTTCTGGATGCCCTGGCCGACGGTATTGACGGCCCATTTGATGCGTACACGATGAGCGGTGATCCCGTTAAGGCCAAGCTTCAGAAAATATCAAAGTTCAACCTATACGTCGCCGTCGGCGCACCGTTGGACGATCTGATCTCCGGAACAAGAAGATCCTTGATCATATATTCTGTAGGCGGCATCGCCGCCGCTTGGGCAGGGCTGTTGATCGCCTTCTGGGTGGCACGCCACCTCAACAACCAACTGCGCCTCGCATCCGGAGCCTCCATCGCGCTCGGGTTGGGTGCCCAGCCGAGCATCAACAACAGCTCCGTTTCTGAACTCAATGCCA from Paramagnetospirillum magnetotacticum MS-1 includes these protein-coding regions:
- a CDS encoding nicotinamide mononucleotide transporter, with amino-acid sequence MLSAIKWIGTVAGIIGAGLLALNVQGSGWGFAFFFVSSVAWAWVGIKTRDHALTALQGVFVVIDVLGIYRWLL
- a CDS encoding PIG-L family deacetylase; this translates as MTASILVLAPHPDDEVVGFSAMIGRARASGSRVAVLWLTDGIPAAELLWPWQRSGRSRRVAVRTAEAVAAAKLLGAEAIGPLPIPTRRLKDEFAVARRAVLDALDRLGADALWVPAYEGGHQDHDVASFLARGLRHRVEVFEAPLYNFAAGRVNSQCFIGGVAGQVIALTPDEQVAKRLQLAVYGSESGNLDYVQSAREALRPQAEYDYSRPPHPGLTFYQRFQWVPFRHPRIDFTTPAEVCDALAKLGKEDL
- a CDS encoding bacteriohemerythrin, translating into MPITWREQMSVGIEEVDSDHRRLIDIINDFEASAQRGAGQVPDDNMRTTLRRLQQYARDHFAREEKMQGKAQYAGMAENRIQHVLLLDSLNDFIVKFSEGKLGPGKVATDKMTEFLRRWLVDHILKVDLKMKGQINLSR
- a CDS encoding glycosyltransferase yields the protein MSGLPILSVAALVDLEQRQGAGGHVKCWERLAEAALRQPESLELTVFMSGEAERTTELGANVRCVTLPPVFSTRRLQALTGPLPDHTDLSPWHPLLARRLSEGRFNMLHTTDAFFAFSRTAERVAARTGLPLVNSIHTATPELTRLFAEQSIHKICGHGWLGRLLTQDLDLPERFKRTKLARLARHQSRCAYALVSKADEVRLASEVLPPDRVRMLRRGLNHNVFAPEKRDRAWLSARFGIPETMSVALFVGRLDPSKNLAPLVEAIRQVNGRGVGLHLFCAGDGREKAAILGRLGSSVTCPGQLGEEDLSRVYACADLLVMPSEIEVVSNVVLEGLASGLPVVVSAAGGMSHYVQPGLTGEVVGDSSARKWAEVLEALAGNPGHLAEMRQAVTSSTSHALPSWDQVLVEDLLPVWRAAVEEAEAVAMGQKLEAACRS
- a CDS encoding flippase-like domain-containing protein encodes the protein MRVQFAIAAILGIGGLIALTLAQDIGRLGEAFSMLGPAIAAVCFFRAIPIAAHTLGWRAVMAPGDRPGFGSMLVMRWIGESINTLLPVGQVGGDVARARLMAASGVRTQTAGAQVAVDFLLGIVSQAAFALMGVGALLLTAPGIAASFQAVAGTLVLVLLAGLLAALQRKGFFGGLSGIAKKVMGEETSSRLARGAAELDREVASILGDRPRMLAGFGWRLAGWLTHVGEAWILLSALGLPTNLETALALESLTWAIRSAAFLIPGAIGAQEGAIVAVGLLLGVPAESALALALAKRAREILVCGPGLLVWLFTERRGIKGLLAPERQN
- a CDS encoding sensor histidine kinase, producing MISQFRLSFRAWLMLISAASAIPIIIFSAFTLHLLEVKQRDAVYDFLGVQARITATQVDQRIETALATLHALALSDAALSGNIQALHAQSRRLAGNFTDANAIVFICKDGENIFNTNVDFGKELPRIGAIDSFKSSVRTGSPSVSDMFLGSVTKAPVIAINYPTKIPEYGDCILRLTIRPSAFNSIMSAQNAPKGWTFSLIDSTGTIIGRNREPEKFIGTKITQSVLDALADGIDGPFDAYTMSGDPVKAKLQKISKFNLYVAVGAPLDDLISGTRRSLIIYSVGGIAAAWAGLLIAFWVARHLNNQLRLASGASIALGLGAQPSINNSSVSELNAIGNSLTAASAHQQKVTAALAESESKEAELAAANAALASQTEELVRSNAELEQFAYVASHDLREPLRMISSYLSLLERRYGDRLDGDGLEFIGFARDGAKRMDHLVLDLLDLSRIERKGDPIVPMPIMPSVQLALTNLGMTIKDNSAIITTDDAIQHSWVLGDPTQIMRLFQNLIGNSLKYRKPDADPVIQIGGRHLDGYWQFSVGDNGIGIASEYFERVFGIFQRLHTREKYEGTGIGLAVCKKIVERHRGRIWVESIPSEGSTFHFTVLSAARPGGMTATGTDPA